The DNA window TTGTAAAGATTGCTGTTCGTGAGATGCTGGATTTGGCGGCAACGAAGAATCCAACCGTCGATTCAAGAGCGGCCGATGAAGGAGGCCAACCAGACCATTGTGAGTGAAAATGAGTGGTGACAGAGAATGGATTGCTTGCTGCATACCTAGATGTATAGGGAGTGTCTACTCCATGGTTATATTTATGGCTACCTGAAAATACGATATAAATATTTTGAAGGATTTTCCAGGTTCaaaaacaaccaaaaaaattTGCTCACACTCGGATTCGAACCGAGGATCTCATCATTACTAGTGATGCGCTTTACCAACTAAGCCATGCGAGCGAATTAGTGGAGAGCTTTTGAGCTGGTATCACCTATTATTGGATGGACTGCATAGGCAACTGAATCCACCCTGAAAAAGCATcatggaaaaagaggaaCGCGATTCGCCACTATCTCAACGACCACATCTTGATTTTACTCGGTAACCACTGTAGGATTGTTTCTTAACATTTAATACACTTATAGTTTGACTTGAACTAGACTGAAAAAGCATTTTATCATCTGGCCAAACAACTTTGCGACCGAATGCtaaaaatatatatttttaAACTATACACTTTCAAAAGGTTTTCAGATGGTCTAGAAACCGCAGCGAAACTTTAAAAATCCACCATTGGCTGCGTTTCAAACGCCGTTAAAGCCGTAAGGATCTCTTGAAGTTGTAAGGGTTTGAAATCTGCACCATAATACCAAGCTTCCAGAAGCAGATTCAGGTATAGCAGCGATCCTAACGTTAACACGCGAGCCGTCTTGGTCTGTGATCCTGAAGATAGAAGGCAAGGCTAAGGGTGGTAAAAGAGCAGCCACTATAGATTCAAATGGAGAGAATCGGTCGACGAAAGCTTAGATGGAATATAGTATTGTATCAACCAGACTTGGTATTCAGATTTGACACCAGGTTCCAATAGCAGGGTCGTTTTTCTCCGCTACTACTAAGCATCCAGACATAATTGGCTCTCCTGAGAATAATAGTCTTGCTTTTTATCAAGCAAATGCGGTCCAGAACTCAAGGGAAGGACACGAGAAGGCCtatcatgatcatgatcataCTCTTTCTTAtgttcatcgtcgtcttcgtcctctcCGATCTTGACAATCCTGTACGGGGCGGCAACGCGGACTTCCGAGTAGGACTCGGTACCAACTGCTGCAAGTCAACATATGATCCGAAGGGAGCAGAACCTATTGGTGAACTCACATATGGACCAGTAAACGTATTTGCCGATAACAGGGGCCCAGAGGGTGATAGCGAGAATTTGCCCGAAGGACCAGCCACTTAGGTCAACTGTTCCAGCCTCGGCAATCAGGACAAACATCGCAACATATACAATGGAAGCCACAAGCAGAAGCACTTCGACGGCAGCGGAGAAAAATCCGTGGCCGTATATGAACCACTTTGACGCCCGGAATCGTTGAAAGGCACAAGAGAGTCGAGTGAGCGGAGGGGGTTTCTTGACAATCGAGCCAAATCGAATCCATTTGCGCAGGCGTAGGACCAGCCACTCAACCAGACAAAAAACATACACCACGAAACAGAACGGATCGAGAGCATAGCCAAACAATTTCTGCGGGATTGTTAGGTGATGCATAAAATCCGGGTTTGCACACCATCTGATAGGAGGAGGTTGGCCTCCGCAGCTGCTTGGCCAATCCCCATCGAGAGCCGCCAGACGGTTGATTTTTGGCCACTTAGTGGCATTCCTTATGAATGCGACTTCCGCCATTATGAGGGTGACGGTGGAAAGGAAGAATATCCAGGTGGAACACATGTGCATCTTCAGCAAACTCCACAAGCCAAAGACAATAGGAAGgataccagcagcagcgaccACATTTGCCACTGAATTGTTCGCTAACAAGGACATTAGGGTCGAGGCATCGAAGACTTGGTTGTACTTCATGGCGAACATGGTAGCAGCCTGGCATGCGATCATAAACCAACACTGGGCCTCCTGATACTCGACCAGAATGGACTTCAAAACATATGCGTGCGTAGCAAGATACTCTCTAGATCTGTGTTCTAGCGTCTCAGCGTTTTTTCTGGCTTGGTCTTGTTTCAATCGAGATGCAAGATGGCCGGCAAATCGGAACATTCGAGAAGTGAAGCTGAATGTGCGTAGAAGGAACCAGAGGTAAAGGATAATAACCAGCTGGAAGAAGTACGAGATAACAGCCTAGAGGAACCGAGTTAGTCTTCGGAGAAGGCACGTAGATGGCAAAATGTTTGATATACCCCAGGCCCGCCGATATCTGCATTGACGTTCGAGCTGATTCCACCACAGGCAGGACCAGAATAGAAAGTGTATGAATCATTATCGTTTCGAATCATGAATCCGTACGGATACTGGTAAGCATCAAGACCCTGGCATCCTCCCAGCTCGGTATCCGGATTCTTGCAGTAATCACGGACACAGGTTTGGACAAGGTGTTCAAAGGTTTGATTAGTCGTTAGATCGTTGGAGCAAGCCACGAAATTGTCAAATTTTTCAAAAATAAAACTGGGCTTCCGACATAGCGAGTTCAGATCGCCATCCATGGCGGCCTCCATGATGGCCTTTGAAGGGACAAAAAAATAGAATGACAGTAATTTCAATTAAACATAAGCACCGAAGGATCATCCTAGTATTCAATAAAGAATGCGGTGGAGTGTGGCGTAAATGGGCTGAGATTCGAGACGAGACGCGCAACGCTCAGGCAGGACGGATTCAAGTATCGTCCTGTCGCGAAGTCTAGCCCCGTTGGGGAGCCATCCTGAACTACAAAAAACACACGCAAGAAGATATGGCAGTAGGACAATGAAAGCTAAGAAACCCCGACGATCTGCGAGTCTCCTCGGCAACCACACAGCCAATGATGGACGTGCAAAGAGGCGGGACGGGAATTTTGGGTCCCACGGCTCGCTATGCAGCGAACTAAacgggcagcagcaagaaggGAAGGCCCGGCCCGGCCAGAATTGGCATGGCCATGATATATACGCTACCCACCACAGCCCTAAAAACGCCTTGGCATGGCCATGTCTCTCACCTTACAAGTCCATGAGCCGCCCGTGCTCGTGGGACGCCTTACGCATTGACCGGTGCTAACATTCTCGATAGGTTTAGTTTCTATCTGCCGGTAAACTTGAATACACGCTACCGTAAGTAATGAGCAAATATATCAGCATTTAAGATTTGCTGCGCGCCATACGTGATTAAATATTAGAGGCCAGATTTTAGTGCGATTATCAGACAATGACCCAACATGTTCAGGTGTGATCGAAGTGGATTAGTACTGTACACAAAACATTAGAGGCACTTATATGATATGTAACACGATATCAATTGAATACCTACGGCTTTACCACATCTTAACTACTAGTACGACGTGCTGAAAATCGACAAAGTAGGGATTCTGGCCCACTCCACAAGTACTCCTTACTGGCTCATTCCTAGTATTTCGTCTCCAGACTGCGGCCCGAGCCTTGCTTGGCTCTTTCTTAGCGATGGCAGCTCATGGGACCAGACAGAGTGATTATGGCCTAGTCAAAGAGGCGGAAGTAGAGGAGCTAGAATTGCCCTTTCGTAGGTTTGAGCTTAACTTCAAGCATTCACGATCGATTAGTTAGGTGCGGGCTAATATTTGAATTCTTACATCTGACATCCTCTTAGTAGTGCGAAACTTTCTATATATTAGCAATCCTATAACGTAGACACTAATTGACATAGACTCCTAGGCCGCTATCAAAGCTCTGATTGTCTTCTTTAGCGGACAATCTTCCGTTGCTACCTCTTGGTGACGCGTAGTGCAGGAGTTGGTACTTAGTTGCCTAAGTATGGCAAGGAACCATTTCAGAGAAATTCATAGGAAAAATTGAAAACTGTTGATTATCGTACGCGATAGGCAGTCAGACAATGAATTTGAGAAAGCGGAAAAGActaaaaaaacaaaaataaaatGCTCACACTCGGATTCGAACCGAGGATCTCATCATTACTAGTGATGCGCTTTACCAACTAAGCCATGCGAGCATTGATGACAAAAAATGGGTTGCTTCACTAAAGAGCACGTCAATTGAGTTTACCCTTCAATCATTAGGTTCTATCGAATCTAGCATATACGACACACCCCACATGGAAGTCTAAGCCACCAAGGAATAAATCTCATCTTCTCTGATTCTATAGAGGAATAAAATAATAGATAACTTAAATATATAAACCAATTAGGTAATCCAAACTATGCTAGTAATTAGAGGGCTAAATTTTGTATGGTGACCTCAATTCTGACAGATTCTATTAAGCTAAATACGGTAAGTCCCCCTAGGAATTGCGTGAAATCGTCATTTCCGTTTGAAAAGTAGGATAACAACGGCAGTTCCAACTGTGATAGTTGGATTCTCATCCTCCCCTGCGCCCAGAGCTGCCCGAACCTGTGCAATCATCTGTCTGACACAGTCTTTTTTGGTCCCTACAAGCTCAGGATGTGCCTCCCTCCATCGAGTCACCATACTGGCTGTCCCAAGGCTTGTTTCCAACCCATTCAGTGTTTTTTCTTGAGAAAAATTAAAGAACTGTTTTTCATCGCTGAGGATGCCATCGCGATCCCACTCCATTCGCCGAAATTCCGCAATTGGGAACTCCTTCGCCACGCTATCATCACCTGTATGCCATGGAAGGACAAGATCTTTATACAGGTCACGAGATAGCCGATTAGGTGGAAGTTCGTATGGAGACAGGATTTCCCGCTCAAGGTGGAAGAGGGTTTTTTGGACCTCCTTGGCGTTAACAGTGGAGGGATCTGTAATGTTTGTGTTAACTTCACTTTGGCTCCGCTCTATTGTCAATCCTATAATATAAGTATAGATGACTCACGGCAGTAAAGAGATGCACAGGTCCATAATGCGACCGTCCCCTGAGACTTGACTATGCGAGAAGCTTCCTTCCAGAATTTAGGCATGTCAAACCAATGGGCCTATGGTCAGGTTAGTGATGCCCAACAAGGAACAAGATAAAAGGATTTAGAATTACCGCCATTGCAGCCGTCAGCAAGTCTACTCCTCCATTTTCTTTGGCAGCTGGCAATGCTTCTGTAATCCCATGCACAATATTATCAGCGGTCCAGACCGCATATGCCAATGGCCGGCCACCTCCGGTAAGGCCGTCCGATAGAAGAGCAGTATTAATCATTTCCGCACTCGGATCCAGGCCTACAGCATGGTCGAAGAACATGGCCAGGTCACGCGTAGCATTACCAGGCCCGCAACCGATATCTGCTAGAACATTCACTTGGCCATGCGTCTCGGTATGATAGCTGAGAATAGTGTTGTATAATTGAGCGGAGTAAGACAAACGTGAGTTCGCATATTGTTGGGCTTGGTTATGCGAATAGTTGGAGAAAGTCGGATCAGATAGAGTGGGGGACATTTCGAGGGTGGGATAGTTTCGAATGAAGACCGATAAATTTCCTTTGGGCAAAGGTCGACTCTTAATAGAAATATATTTGGAAGTGATTGAGTTCTACTTGATCCATCTGGTAGTGAAGGGATGTTTTGACTCGTGACTCATTTAGAGTCATGGAATCAAATGTTCTTCGTGAGGATGTAACCCCGCCCACAAAAGCTACTGTATCTCCTCTCCTCACTCTTTGCACTAATAATCTAAATTACACCAGCAGTGCGCATATTTTGAGCTAGTTGATCTTCGGGCTTACGATCATTCTTTGGCTGCGGATCCCCGGTTTTAACCCAGTAAAGGTATAATACTTCAAACACCAGACAACCAAGTGTGGCGAAGCTATACTGAATCAGTTTTAAAGTTCCATTGATAGGATGCTCATTTACTTACAACGCAATAAAGCTGAATGCTTCTGCGGCGTACTTCCGACTGCAAACTGGTGCTCCGTTCCAGCGGTCAATTCGACAACTGATTTGATTAAAATTAAGCGCCAAGAAAATGAACGCGGTAAGCCATCTGGAGAGAATATGATTAAAATAGCACCATATGATAGGTATGCTTCACACTTACAAGTAGGAGATTGCTGCA is part of the Penicillium psychrofluorescens genome assembly, chromosome: 4 genome and encodes:
- a CDS encoding uncharacterized protein (ID:PFLUO_007031-T1.cds;~source:funannotate): MEAAMDGDLNSLCRKPSFIFEKFDNFVACSNDLTTNQTFEHLVQTCVRDYCKNPDTELGGCQGLDAYQYPYGFMIRNDNDSYTFYSGPACGGISSNVNADIGGPGAVISYFFQLVIILYLWFLLRTFSFTSRMFRFAGHLASRLKQDQARKNAETLEHRSREYLATHAYVLKSILVEYQEAQCWFMIACQAATMFAMKYNQVFDASTLMSLLANNSVANVVAAAGILPIVFGLWSLLKMHMCSTWIFFLSTVTLIMAEVAFIRNATKWPKINRLAALDGDWPSSCGGQPPPIRWCANPDFMHHLTIPQKLFGYALDPFCFVVYVFCLVEWLVLRLRKWIRFGSIVKKPPPLTRLSCAFQRFRASKWFIYGHGFFSAAVEVLLLVASIVYVAMFVLIAEAGTVDLSGWSFGQILAITLWAPVIGKYVYWSIFGTESYSEVRVAAPYRIVKIGEDEDDDEHKKEYDHDHDRPSRVLPLSSGPHLLDKKQDYYSQESQLCLDA